The proteins below come from a single Neospora caninum Liverpool complete genome, chromosome IX genomic window:
- a CDS encoding multitransmembrane protein with signal peptide and GMGPP repeat at C-terminus, related yields the protein MGYGQKKKRRQREEIPEQTSSIWYLLCICVIAGAGLSVVGMILSTWRNGAAIQYRYMFRSKERTVSVSETSYGLYNIVYDGGGAYISWTQRVSDITTRGNAAIQIGQQATQSNAQFQAWATQCPAQCQDAISTRISCYKRISTISTILLGALSVGGALGLIGVGWFFMFGKLAYLQMACWFLAGAVCYGCLGYWIWETDTCWRMIVAGQQLPYPAVGMPWYLTLVSSGLYVVAGVGSFFAEMIDTYNEKKLKDQAQMRLMMEAGDAFDGFFGPGVPGMGQPGMGPPGMVGAPRPPSMMMPPAMGMMGPPGVRGPRGGSGIGPAGVGMMGMPGGPGMGPGMMPPGMRPPSPSPSFGPGPNFGPRPGFGPRPSMGGWG from the coding sequence ATGGGGTacggacagaagaagaagcggcgtcAACGGGAGGAAATTCCTGAGCAGACGTCGTCGATATGGTACCTCCTGTGTATCTGCGTCATTGCTGGAGCCGGCCTGTCGGTCGTGGGGATGATTCTGAGTACGTGGCGGAATGGAGCAGCGATTCAGTACCGCTACATGTTCCGCAGTAAAGAGCGGACGGTATCTGTCAGCGAGACCTCGTACGGTTTATATAACATCGTTTACGATGGAGGCGGTGCTTACATAAGTTGGACGCAGCGCGTCTCGGACATCACGACGCGAGGGAACGCAGCCATCCAAATTGGccagcaggcgacgcagtcCAATGCGCAGTTCCAGGCCTGGGCGACGCAGTGTCCGGCTCAGTGTCAGGACGCAATTAGTACGCGCATTTCGTGTTACAAGCGCATCAGCACGATCTCGACGATTTTGCTGGGTGCACTGTCGGTGGGCGGGGCGCTCGGACTCATTGGAGTCGGGTGGTTCTTCATGTTCGGGAAACTGGCGTACCTGCAGATGGCCTGCTGGTTCTTAGCGGGCGCCGTCTGCTACGGGTGTCTGGGGTATTGGATCTGGGAGACAGATACGTGCTGGAGAATGATTGTTGCCGGCCAGCAACTGCCGTACCCGGCAGTCGGCATGCCGTGGTACCTGACGCTCGTCAGCAGCGGGTTGTACGTCGTTGCGGGCGTTGGATCTTTCTTTGCCGAAATGATCGACACGTACAACGAGAAGAAATTGAAGGACCAGGCGCAGATGCGATTGATGatggaggcaggcgacgcgttcGACGGCTTCTTCGGCCCGGGCGTGCCAGGAATGGGTCAACCCGGGATGGGGCCGCCTGGGATGGTTGGAGCGCCGCGACCGCCCTCGATGATGATGCCGCCCGCGATGGGGATGATGGGTCCGCCTGGCGTCCGCGGCCCCAGAGGGGGATCGGGTATCGGTCCGGCAGGCGTGGGAATGATGGGGATGCCCGGGGGACCGGGAATGGGACCGGGGATGATGCCCCCGGGGATgaggccgccgtcgccttccccgagCTTCGGACCAGGACCGAACTTCGGTCCCCGGCCAGGCTTCGGACCCCGACCAAGCATGGGCGGCTGGGGGTGA